The genomic stretch atagagagagagagagagagacagagaaacttaaatgtgcggttgctgggggttatggcctgcaacccaggcatgtaccctggctgggaatcgaacctgggacactttggttcccagcccgcgctcaatccactgagctacgccagccaggggaacaCTGGTTTTTAAGTGACTGTATTATGTTGCAAATAAAGTCAAGAGACTAAGAGATATACAATCTTTTAGACTTCTCTTCTAAGGAAACACCTACATTCAAGCAATTTCCAAATACAATGAAGGATAAGAatctattaattaattatttacttCCTCTCTTACAGCCATAACTGTCTTATTTCAAAATTGAAGTCAGCTTGTTAGACCTAAGCAATTTAGTTTAGTTAGCACCTTAACAGGAAAAATATTATAGGCATTATTGGTTGAATTATTAGAGCATCACATAAAAAGTAGAtgccaaggaagacacaaatgtgGCTGGCAGTTTCCTGGATTTGTCCACATTTCCTGGACACCTGTCAGACTGCCCACCATCCACATGCAGTGGTCCACTGTGTGGGCACAAGGAAGAACGTAGTAAGCAACAGGCATTGTCAACAAGCTCTTACATTATCACAGATAATTTATCAGGCTTAAGCCCCAGTGAAATGGCTAAACCTCTTTGCCCTAGTCTTTCTGCTCCCAATTAGTTCTTGGAGGCAGGATCACGATCTTCCACCTAGAGCCCTTTTCAAATTTCTAATCAGAAGTCCAATGGAGACCAGTTTTTTTAAAggatctttcatttttattaaataggaAACAAAAGCAGTCTGGATTTAAGGTAGTGGGTCTCAGTGTGAATTGTTCCATGAATGAATCCTTCTATGTTTGGAGGAACATATGTTTTTCCTGTAAGCTAGAGGTATGTATACATTTcgttgtcttttattttcacaatGGCAAATAGCTATAAAGTCTTCAAAGAGAATACTCCTAGttcaaaaaatagaaagatgCTAAAAATATTGAGGAAAAACTACAATTTAAATTCAAGAAGTGATTTTATATGTGACGACTCTATGCCCGAGTCATGAATATGAGTGAAAAGAACAGTTTCTTTAGTTCTTGTGGAAAAGAAGAACACAAAACAAAGCTCAAGATGACAGCAAACATCCTAATGCATACTTATTTACAGTGTAAAGAACATGACTGGGTACCTATGTACACCTAGTCAGAAGTGATAATCCATCTTTAAGTCCATTTTTGTAAGTTTGCAATTTGATTCCTATAGTTGgggaacaaatagaaaaataaaagaggaatgaaaaaaaaatttttaaagattttatttatttattttttagagagggaagggagggagatagagagagagaaacatcaatgtgctgggggtcgtggcctgcaacccaggcatgtaccctgactgggaattgaacctgtgacactttggttcacagcccgcactcaatctactgagctacgccagccagggctactgagctatgccagccagggctgaaaaaattTTGATGGAAATGAACTTGTGAATATCTTTCAGCGAAAATAGATAATCGTGGAAGGGAATGGCAAAGAGAAACCTCATCTGTCACTTTTGTTAAAAACTCTTACAGTGTTGAGAGGGATCAGCGAATCCAGGCCTGACAAGGGACTCTGCTCAGGCCATGTTTCTGAGTCACGCACTTTACACACCGCAGCTTCCCACACAAGTCCCCTAGGAGTGAAAGCTCCAAGAACTACCTCTACTCTCATAATTGATTCTTTTTTCCATTCATAGTAAATATTGTTGAGAACACCCTCTTATGATCTGTTTGTAAAGTGAAGTGTGGAGTGGATTAAACTCCTTAAaagtcagagaaatggacatcacatggagggttttcagtgggggggggggaagggaggaatagggggaaaggtacagggaagaggaagcataattggtagacataaaatagatggggagaggtcaaaaatggtataggaaacagagaactcaaaggacttatatgtacaacccatggatgtgaactaaggtcagggaatgctggagggttggagtgtgcagggtggataGGGGAGAAGGGggtaaaattgagaaaactgtaatagcataatcaataaaatacacttaaaaataaaaaaaaataaaagtcatgacaCAATACCAGACAACTTGAATTAATTAGTTGTCTTTAGGGACATGTTTAAAACAATAGGCTAATCTAGCACTATGTAGATACgacctcaaaattatttttaaatcttggcTGTCTAGGAATTAATGGCAGGAATATTAGACTAAAGCGTGCCTGGTTTGGTGGGTTTGGTGTTTCAGTCAGCTGTAGCTCCTGACTTTGGACCATCTGTGCTcctccattccccccttcacACCTGGCACTTTAGGCCAGCTCTGAGAAGCGTGGTGGCAGGTACTAAATGTGCTCCTGTGAGCATGGCCAGAAGTGGGCGGTCATTGTTTTTACTATTGGAAGAAATCCATTTTTTCTCCATGAGATACCTAATTTTTCTCgaagtgtgtgtgtgcctgtgtgcgtAGATAGAggttcaaatgtttattttatatattcacatCCCATCATGACAGtctaaacaaaatttttagaAGTGTGTCTCAGGGAGTACCAATTTCACTCAGTACTGTAgcccacaacaacaaaaaatccataGTCAAATTAAATTAAGTTGTCAACTTTCTTGGAAATCTACAATGTTTATTAGCATGGCGTGAAtaaattctgaagaaaatttCTTAACTGTGTTTAattcagtgttttccaaactaATTGAATGGTATAGTCcatcttattatatgaaatatattagtAACccataacataatatttcataaaaaatatgtGGGGAAATGATTGTCCAGAAATATAATTTGGAGAATAATTTGGAGGATTTTGGAACCTCTGCACATCTCAACTACCAATTGATTTTGCTACAGGGCATCAGTGGGAGAAGATTCCTCTGAGCAGCAGTAACAAGGAAACAAGTGGACAAAAGGAAAGAATTGTTGAGCAACCtctagaagaaagagaagatgagggTAGGAAGGACATAGCTTACCAGGAAACTGAAATTGAATGGCTGGGATTTCGAAAGCCTCGCCAAGTTGACGTGGTACCTGAAGAGGAGCAAGAGGTTTGGGATGAAGAAATTAACAATGAAGACGATGATGAAGATGAAGTTCGAGTGatagaattcaagaaaaaaaatgaagagtgtCCTCCCTTAAAGGAGGAAGGTGATCCAAGTGAGGACTCCCCACTGAGCAGCTCCAGTTCCCAGCCAGTGACACCCGATGAGCAGCCAGCTTTTGGGAAGAAGAGTGATATTTCCAGAAGTTCTTATTCAAGATACAATACAATATCCTATCGAAAAATCAGGAAGGGGAATACCAAGCAAAGAATTGATGAATTTGAGTCTATGATGCATTTATAAACTAACTGAATCTGAGAAGTTCTCAGGCCCACTAATGCAAAAGCTAATTCTATTTTCTTGAGATGTATCTTTGTGTGCCTTATTCCACTTATAAGCTTTAAAGCTGTGGAAacttactttctgtttttctgtagaATAATGTGAAAATAACCCAAGACAAAATTCAGTCTGGCAACTTGAAATCAAaacctttacatttatttgtggacatttgctttttaaaatttcactaacATAGCATTATGGGATAAGCCCTAAACAACCAGAACCCTGGGGAATCTGGCATAATTTGGCTTTAAAAGGACCAGTGCTGGGAAATGTATTCATTGAATGAAGAGACCTATTTGAAATGGTTCCTACATTTCTTCTGGGGTCTTACTGTAACTTGAAGCTTATAGAAAGTCTGTTGTTAACTCTTTCTtaacttttaaacattattttatagacTCTGGcaataaacttttgaaaatactttGCCTTTCCTATTATCTTcgaaaaaaattgaaatggttTCCTTGGTATCCACAGAGTGAAAATTCTGTATGGGCCTTCTTCCTCAGTGTTACCATTCACTGAATTTTCTCACTAGAGGAGCTGAGCAATTGTTAGGAGACTTCTGTGTACTAAATGTTGCCTTTATGCTCTCAAGATGAATTCAACCCATTGTGAAGTAGACATAGGGAGGGGCTATAAAATTGATGGGCAATAGACTAGGGTTTTatcagataattttatttctgtgatggaaaataaaatcttgcctaccaaaattaatgtcattaaaaatgaaaatgagaactttatcacattttaaggaaaatactCTCCCCTTATTATCatgcttttctttattaataatatgtcagaataattttctttcctaagaAACTCATAAAACTCTAGTCATAACTGTACCAGTTACTATGAAAATGGAAGTAATTAGCTTAGAATATTCTCAAAGTAGAGTGtgagtatatatttttagtgAGAAAGCTCTGATAGTTGTTGGGAATATATAATTTACTGGACCTCAGCCCAAATCAGATGCTTAAAATTGTGCCTATGGAGTTTAATCATCCAGTGTGTCAAATAATGTattgaatatttatgaaaatggaGAGTCTATATTTATATAGATTTCTTAGAgagtttcataatttttttatttcatgccTCCATATATATTACCCTGTACTTTCTGTCACTCCAGATAAAGATATTTTTTGGCCCtgcaaataaaaagacaattccTTATTGTCTGAATGTAATACAGTCTCCATTGTACTATTCAAccctttgttcatttctttttcattttgtaaaaaaaaccCAGTTTAGCTCTTCTTAGATTATTGCTTATTTATGTGTAACAAATCCCACACATTTTAATGGcaatttctttaattcttcctGGTCATATAATATATTTCCATAGTATCATATACTATTATTTAGTGTTTACAAGACTCACTTTTGAATTAAGATTGCAgtgttctttttattctttcaaatacttTGCAACTTGATCATATAAAAGTTCTGCCAGCCTTAGACTGTAGAACCTGTAGATTTCATTCTTGACAAGgcaagttttcaaaataaagctAGGAAAATCAGGTCTTTATTGAAAAAACTTAGGTAGAAAAGTGATATACTAGGATAATTTCCTGTTTATTTAGATCCTCTAAATCTGTCCATCTGGAcaacctattttattttctggattaCTGATGACTTCTGCAATTTTCTACCTAAATTTAAAGCTCAGTGCTGTGTTATCCTTCATAGAACAGGGGCATATTGTTAATCTACCATTAGCAGAGCTcgtattttaaattattccagGGGAGGTGATGATGCAGTGGTGGGCTATAACCATGTGATATGGCCAAGCAACTAGCTCTCCTGGGGAATGCATATAGatgacagatagatgatagatagatagatagtaaCGCTGGCCTTTTTACTTTTGTACTCTTTAACCAGATGATTAACCAATCATGAAAAATTTTGTCAACAAAACATTTTTCAGCGTATATTCAAAGAATAAATACTTAATGCTCATGGGTGAGGCAATGTACGTGCAAAAGAAAAACTGTTCTTTGTCATTGCCTTATGCCACTGTCTTACACTAAGGCCATGGAGTTAAGTGACCACTAGTAACACGACACTGATGGGTGGTTGTTTGGTTCTTTGTAACCTAGGAAGGACACGGGTCTAGTTCAGATTGCATGAGGCATATTATCATATTTGAAACTCACATGAGacatattaaaatacaaactGCTAACTACGCAAGAAAGTTTACTACTTCTGTGATTCAAGGTTCAGAGTTGGAAGAAGGACTCTAGTACCTCAGGAAGGAGAATTAATTTATTGTGGGAATGCTGATATTTCttacatgattttttattttccttagttgCTGGGTGAACAAGAATTAATAATAGCTCTATTTCTTTGTcaatataaaatttacctttaATATAGTGCTAACTTTGAAGACACAGAATATGTCAgaatctatctatcatctatctatctgttaacaaataaattaaagaacTTCTGTGTCTGACTTGTTCTCAATAAAAGTTTGTGTCCTTCTTTTTGGTGcctaggttttattttctttagctgcCCTTTAAGATTGAGTAAAAACATTTGCATATCAACAACTATTAATATGATCAATAAATGCTGCTTCAGAAAGCAAGagaacacattattttaattcatttgtattAGTATATCAGAAGGTATTAAGATGATTGTACATGAAATTGCAAGAAATTTGTAATGGGTTCATGAAAAGTTTCCATTACTTTTATAGGAACTGGGCTATTGTTTTAGATGCATTACTCCAATAGTCGAAAAACATATCTTTGTAGTCATTAGGTAATACATGTAAACTACACCGGCATTTGTACAATAGTTGTTTCTGCATATTTACATAGGGTAGTATTTTTTGAAACACTTTCAAATGGCAAATGGACATTGAAGTTTTTCAAagtgatagaaaaagaaacatttaaaataagtaatagtAGAGAATAATGTGAAAAGATGAAGCACCAGAGTATCATAAAGAAGAAATACGTTTGACAATATGAGAAAAGCAACTACTTATTTTAAAGCCTGAACTTGCATTgttcaataggaaaaaaaaggacTACAAAAAGTAAGGTCAGAAGTTATAGCAaacatttaacaatattaaaatatcgGACTGTAACATAATAAATACGAATACCAAAACATGTACGC from Phyllostomus discolor isolate MPI-MPIP mPhyDis1 chromosome 4, mPhyDis1.pri.v3, whole genome shotgun sequence encodes the following:
- the ERMN gene encoding ermin: MTDAPVTFSQVECNGDIPPENGKPLITEANEAVSDVESTPPYFRAEPSLADSPTEGNQEKSEKLQGKRMLNWSMDEKILKEKPEENLFIVHRAITDLSLEETSVDEMALREGHQWEKIPLSSSNKETSGQKERIVEQPLEEREDEGRKDIAYQETEIEWLGFRKPRQVDVVPEEEQEVWDEEINNEDDDEDEVRVIEFKKKNEECPPLKEEGDPSEDSPLSSSSSQPVTPDEQPAFGKKSDISRSSYSRYNTISYRKIRKGNTKQRIDEFESMMHL